Proteins co-encoded in one Nicotiana sylvestris chromosome 7, ASM39365v2, whole genome shotgun sequence genomic window:
- the LOC138872743 gene encoding uncharacterized protein: MADTSSAWQSGANVPQGDPTIIHLHKELHDHGQAIAELTTTMNQLGALPSDTVVNPKGGNGGDHKKWRGGEVNTSKQKVVVSDEVEVQDDDVPIVDEQVSEENLNAEVRIYIHDNEVETQDDVNPSREHVIDIPEMVIVDDTSAMINVEDPLETVLLNFDVNEDEGRVDTTLEVLQRRKKAIGWTLAYIRGISPTFCMHKIIFKDDAKPSVEHQRMLNDAMQEVVKKEGGMNVVTNEQNELIPTKIVIGWRVCMDYQKLNKVTQDHFPLPFHDQMLNRLTWCAFYCFLDGYPGYNKILIAPEDQEKTTFTCLYGTFAFSRMQFGLCNAPSTF; encoded by the exons ATGGCAGATACTTCCTCAGCTTGGCAAAGTGGAgctaatgtgccacagggtgatccCACTATCATTCACCTACACAAAGAGCTCCACGACCATGGCCAAGCAATAGCAGAGTTAACtacaacaatgaaccagttg ggggctctacctagtgatacggtagtaaaccccaaagGTGGGAATGGTGGTGATCACAAGAAGTGGAGAGGTGGTGAAGTGAATACCTCCAAGCAAAAAGTAGTTGTGAGTGATGAGGTTGAAGTGCAAGATGATGATGTTCCTatagttgatgagcaagtgagtgaagagaatTTGAATGCTGAAGTGAGAATTTATATTCATGATAATGAGGTGGAGACTCAAGatgacgtgaacccatctagggaacacgtaatagacataccaGAAATG gtgatagttgatgatactagtgccatgatcaatgtggaggatcctttaGAAACGGTATTGTTGAACTTTGATGTGAATGAGGATGAAGGTAGG GTAGATACCACACTGGAGGTGCTCCAAAgaaggaagaaggcaattggatggactctagcttatattcggggaataagccccaccttttgcatgcacaagattatattTAAAGATGATGCCAAGCCCtctgtggaacatcaaaggaTGTTGAACGAcgctatgcaagaggttgtcaaaaaggag ggtggtatgaatGTGGTCACCaatgagcaaaatgagttgattcccaccaAGATTGTCAtcggatggagggtgtgcatggactaccagaagctgaataaagtgacccaagatcattttccattgccctttcATGACCAGATGCTAAATAGACTTACTTGGTGTGCCTTCTactgctttttggatgggtacccAGGTTACAACAAGATCTTGATTGCTCCAGAAGACCAGGAAAAAACCACCTTCACATGTCTGTATGGCACCTTTGCATTTTCTAGGATGcaatttggtttgtgtaatgcaccgtcCACTTtctag